The proteins below are encoded in one region of Desulfosalsimonas propionicica:
- a CDS encoding AMP-binding protein — protein sequence MSSMEFPASLSRIGDIVDANAKHRKNQTALAYYEYGFKNSFSEFRDICRQVAKGLMALGVKRGDHIAVWANNLPEWVYTQFGSAMAGAVLVTVNTNFRAYELEYLLEQSDSTTLILSHGVREPDEYLRILRRVCPEVDHCQPGRLETQKLPFLKNIVHLGKNQISGMFTWSRMIELGSRIPDAELDQRAQSLEPDEVIMMQYTSGTTGYPKGVMLTHRNLIGNARSMAEIMALGPDDTLCIPVPFFHCFGCVIGTMCCTVSGAAMAPVTGFDPKLVLETIEALKCTALHGVPTMFIAELEAMENREYDTAQLRTGVMAGSTCPVEVMKGVMEKMGAKELTIVYGQTESSPGITQTRRDDSLKVCTETVGRALPNVEVKIADTVTGQTLPPGETGELCSRGYHIMKGYYKMPDKTKEAIDPDGWLHTGDLASMDEHGNCTIQGRLKDMIIRGGENIYPREIEEFLYTHPGVQDVQVVGITDKKYGEEVAAFIRQKNGNSLSAEEIRNFCKDRISFHKIPRYIYFVDEFPTTASGKIQKYKLREMALNQSADA from the coding sequence ATGTCATCCATGGAATTTCCCGCTTCCCTGAGCCGCATCGGAGACATCGTAGACGCCAATGCCAAACACCGCAAAAACCAGACCGCCCTTGCCTACTATGAGTATGGATTTAAAAACAGTTTTTCCGAATTCAGAGACATTTGCCGGCAAGTGGCCAAGGGCCTGATGGCACTTGGGGTCAAACGCGGCGATCATATCGCCGTGTGGGCCAACAATTTGCCAGAGTGGGTCTACACCCAGTTTGGCAGCGCCATGGCCGGAGCGGTGCTGGTCACGGTCAACACAAACTTCCGGGCTTATGAACTTGAATATCTTTTGGAGCAATCCGACAGCACCACCCTGATTCTCTCCCATGGGGTGCGCGAGCCGGATGAATACCTGCGGATCCTGCGCCGGGTCTGCCCTGAGGTGGACCATTGCCAGCCCGGCAGGCTTGAAACCCAAAAACTGCCCTTTCTCAAAAATATCGTGCACCTGGGCAAGAATCAAATCTCCGGCATGTTTACCTGGTCCCGGATGATAGAGCTGGGCAGCCGCATCCCGGATGCCGAACTCGACCAGCGGGCCCAAAGCCTGGAACCTGATGAAGTCATCATGATGCAGTACACTTCCGGCACCACCGGTTATCCCAAGGGCGTTATGCTTACCCACCGCAACCTGATCGGCAACGCCCGGAGCATGGCCGAAATCATGGCCCTGGGTCCCGATGACACCCTGTGCATTCCCGTTCCCTTTTTCCACTGCTTCGGCTGTGTCATCGGCACCATGTGCTGCACGGTTTCCGGGGCCGCCATGGCACCTGTGACAGGCTTTGATCCAAAACTGGTACTCGAAACCATTGAAGCTTTGAAATGCACGGCATTACACGGTGTTCCCACCATGTTTATCGCTGAACTCGAAGCCATGGAAAACAGGGAATATGACACGGCTCAGCTGCGCACCGGTGTCATGGCCGGCTCCACCTGCCCGGTGGAGGTAATGAAAGGGGTGATGGAAAAAATGGGGGCAAAGGAACTGACCATTGTCTACGGCCAGACCGAAAGCTCGCCGGGCATCACCCAGACCCGGCGCGATGATTCCCTGAAAGTCTGCACAGAGACCGTCGGCCGGGCCCTGCCCAACGTGGAGGTCAAAATCGCGGACACGGTCACCGGCCAGACCCTGCCGCCAGGAGAAACCGGGGAACTTTGCAGCAGGGGCTATCACATTATGAAGGGCTATTACAAAATGCCGGATAAAACCAAAGAAGCCATTGACCCGGACGGATGGCTGCACACCGGAGACCTGGCCAGCATGGACGAACATGGCAACTGCACGATTCAAGGCCGCTTAAAAGACATGATCATCCGCGGCGGGGAAAACATTTATCCCCGGGAAATCGAGGAATTTCTCTACACCCATCCGGGGGTCCAGGATGTCCAGGTCGTTGGCATCACGGATAAAAAATACGGCGAGGAAGTCGCCGCCTTTATCCGGCAGAAAAACGGCAACAGCCTTTCGGCCGAAGAAATCCGAAACTTTTGCAAAGACCGAATCTCCTTTCACAAAATCCCGCGCTATATCTATTTTGTTGATGAATTTCCCACCACCGCCTCAGGCAAAATCCAGAAGTACAAACTCAGGGAGATGGCCCTGAATCAATCTGCTGATGCGTGA
- a CDS encoding acyl-CoA synthetase, producing the protein MQTDPKDEKTRFESLTRNNVEFLLNRYNRVNRWVIADMTRRSAYHHPDKTALIFQDREMTYTELEAACNQTANALLDLGVKKYDRVAILAHNTLHHVLTWLGCCKAGAVYLAVNYLLRGPDIQYCINHSESTVFIVEDSLYELVKDVLAEMPTVKTLIWSNQGAGQNPPDEKFLEFDNWYQKYPDTEPDAILRIEDPCQMTYTSGTESRPKGVIINHQALLSQYMGCIFDGGYESADININALPIYHCAQRDVFLNPIFYIGGTNILMGPDIGQILKNVEKYRATMLFAPPTVWIGILRHPEFDSHDLSSLKKLYYGASIMPVEVLRELLERLPGTKIYNYYGQTELAPYHTILKAEDAWDKLGSAGRAGLNMETRLEADNGEIVHAPGRPGEICGKGPHAMMMYFKDMEKTDDVMRGGWFHSGDLGVLDEDGYITVVDRKKDMVKTGGENVASREVEEAVYTDSRVEEVAVIGVPHPKWVEAVAAVVVPRQGESISEEEILEICRQKLAPFKVPKKIIFVDQLPKTPTGKLLKRGMRETYKNAFGAD; encoded by the coding sequence ATGCAGACAGACCCAAAAGACGAAAAAACCCGATTTGAATCATTAACCCGTAATAACGTGGAATTTCTGTTAAACCGGTACAACCGCGTCAACCGCTGGGTCATTGCCGACATGACCCGCAGAAGCGCCTATCATCATCCGGACAAAACCGCCCTGATTTTCCAGGACCGGGAAATGACCTATACGGAACTGGAGGCGGCCTGCAACCAGACCGCCAATGCCCTTCTGGACCTGGGTGTGAAAAAATACGACCGGGTGGCGATCCTGGCCCACAACACCTTGCATCACGTGCTGACATGGCTGGGCTGCTGCAAGGCCGGGGCCGTGTATCTGGCCGTCAACTACCTGCTGCGCGGCCCGGATATCCAGTATTGCATCAACCACAGCGAAAGCACGGTTTTTATCGTAGAAGACAGCCTTTATGAACTGGTCAAAGACGTGCTCGCGGAAATGCCCACGGTCAAAACCCTGATCTGGTCCAACCAGGGCGCAGGACAGAACCCGCCGGATGAAAAATTTCTGGAGTTTGACAACTGGTATCAAAAATACCCGGACACCGAACCCGACGCCATCCTGCGCATCGAGGATCCCTGTCAGATGACCTATACCAGCGGCACCGAATCCCGGCCCAAGGGCGTGATCATTAACCATCAGGCCCTGCTTTCCCAGTACATGGGATGCATTTTTGACGGCGGCTACGAAAGCGCCGACATCAACATCAACGCCCTGCCCATCTACCACTGCGCCCAGCGCGACGTGTTTTTAAATCCCATATTTTACATCGGCGGCACAAACATCCTGATGGGCCCGGATATCGGCCAGATCCTCAAAAACGTGGAGAAATACAGGGCCACCATGCTCTTTGCCCCGCCAACGGTCTGGATCGGCATCCTTCGCCACCCGGAGTTTGACAGCCATGACCTGTCAAGTCTGAAAAAACTCTATTACGGCGCCTCCATCATGCCGGTGGAAGTACTCCGGGAGCTGCTCGAACGCCTGCCCGGAACAAAAATCTACAACTATTACGGCCAGACCGAACTGGCACCGTATCATACCATTTTAAAAGCCGAGGACGCCTGGGACAAACTGGGGTCGGCCGGCCGGGCCGGGCTCAACATGGAAACCCGGCTTGAAGCCGACAACGGAGAAATTGTCCATGCACCCGGCCGGCCCGGCGAAATCTGCGGCAAAGGTCCCCATGCCATGATGATGTATTTCAAGGACATGGAAAAAACCGATGACGTGATGCGCGGCGGATGGTTTCACTCCGGTGATCTGGGAGTACTTGATGAAGACGGCTATATTACCGTGGTGGACCGCAAAAAGGACATGGTCAAAACCGGCGGTGAAAACGTGGCCTCCAGGGAAGTGGAGGAAGCCGTTTACACAGACAGCCGGGTGGAAGAAGTTGCGGTCATCGGCGTGCCCCATCCCAAGTGGGTGGAAGCTGTCGCGGCCGTAGTGGTTCCCAGACAGGGAGAAAGCATCAGTGAAGAGGAAATTCTGGAAATCTGCCGCCAAAAGCTTGCACCGTTTAAGGTACCCAAAAAAATCATTTTTGTGGACCAGCTGCCCAAAACACCTACGGGAAAACTATTGAAACGGGGTATGCGGGAAACATACAAAAATGCATTCGGCGCAGACTGA
- a CDS encoding hydroxymethylglutaryl-CoA lyase translates to MHSAQTDKPDVIIREVALRDGLQSEPGFVATGDKLRLIRALAAAGVVFLETTSFVSPRAIPQLKDARELMARVPRDLLCHEVMVPNIRGARAAADAGADRLIVFVSASETHNRKNVGCSIEQSMADLGAISGLAAGGNMAVAAAIATAFGCPYEGRVDKSAVLAIARRFVHEGADRITLADTTGMANPKQITETVAFFKDHLPHTQICLHLHNNRGLAAANLYAGYLAGIEMFDTSLGGIGGCPNVPMAAGNLATEDVANMFEAMGVRTGMDINGLIRAAGLLENILGRALPGQVMKSGTSA, encoded by the coding sequence ATGCATTCGGCGCAGACTGACAAGCCGGATGTGATCATCCGGGAAGTGGCCTTAAGAGACGGGCTCCAGTCAGAGCCCGGCTTTGTGGCCACCGGAGACAAGCTCCGCCTGATACGGGCCCTGGCCGCGGCCGGGGTGGTTTTTCTGGAAACCACCTCCTTTGTCAGCCCCAGGGCCATCCCCCAGCTCAAGGACGCCCGGGAATTAATGGCCCGGGTGCCGCGGGATCTGCTTTGCCACGAAGTCATGGTGCCCAACATCAGGGGTGCCCGGGCAGCCGCAGATGCCGGTGCTGACCGGCTTATTGTGTTTGTTTCCGCATCCGAGACCCACAACCGGAAAAACGTGGGCTGCAGCATTGAGCAGTCCATGGCGGATCTCGGGGCCATATCCGGGCTGGCCGCAGGCGGCAACATGGCCGTGGCCGCAGCCATTGCCACAGCTTTTGGCTGCCCGTATGAAGGCCGGGTGGACAAATCCGCAGTGCTGGCCATTGCCCGGCGCTTTGTCCATGAGGGAGCAGACCGGATCACCCTGGCCGACACAACCGGCATGGCCAATCCCAAGCAGATCACCGAAACAGTGGCCTTTTTCAAAGACCACCTGCCCCACACCCAAATCTGCCTGCATCTGCACAACAACCGGGGCCTTGCCGCTGCCAATCTCTATGCCGGATATCTTGCCGGCATAGAGATGTTTGACACTTCCCTGGGCGGCATCGGCGGATGTCCCAATGTTCCCATGGCAGCGGGCAACCTGGCCACCGAAGACGTGGCCAACATGTTTGAAGCCATGGGTGTACGCACGGGCATGGACATTAACGGGCTCATCAGGGCCGCCGGCCTCCTGGAAAACATCCTCGGCCGCGCCCTGCCCGGCCAGGTCATGAAAAGCGGCACCTCCGCGTAG
- a CDS encoding YhbY family RNA-binding protein, giving the protein MQALKGFQKTWLRGRAHDIKPVVFIGQKGLSPSVIEAVADAIETHELIKVKFLDFKDKQQKQTIAQTISEQTGSELVGMIGHMAIFFRQHPEPEKQKVRLPDRAK; this is encoded by the coding sequence TTGCAGGCACTCAAGGGATTTCAGAAAACCTGGCTCAGGGGGCGGGCCCATGACATCAAGCCGGTAGTGTTCATCGGGCAGAAAGGTCTGTCTCCGTCGGTAATCGAGGCGGTTGCCGATGCCATCGAGACCCATGAGCTCATTAAGGTCAAATTTCTGGATTTCAAGGATAAACAACAAAAGCAGACCATTGCCCAAACCATCAGCGAACAGACCGGATCGGAACTGGTGGGGATGATCGGGCACATGGCCATCTTTTTCCGTCAGCACCCGGAGCCGGAGAAGCAAAAGGTCCGGCTGCCGGATCGCGCCAAATAA
- the ettA gene encoding energy-dependent translational throttle protein EttA — translation MSRQQPDKIICSMNRVSKYHHKKPIIEDISLSYFYGAKIGVLGLNGAGKSTLLRIMAGADTQYNGEMAMSPGYTVGFLEQEPVLDDEKTVRQVVEEAVAATMELMAEYNRINEQFAEPMSDEAMDKLIGRQADVQEKLDAADAWDIDARLEMAMDALRCPEGDTPVKVLSGGERRRVALCRILLEKPDILLLDEPTNHLDAETVAWLERHLQQYEGTIIAVTHDRYFLDNVAGWILELDRGRGIPWKGNYTSWLEQKQERLRQEEKAESQRQKTLERELDWIRMSPKARQSKSKARINAYEQLLNEQSADRAKEMQIYIPPGPRLGKVVVAADSVSKGYGDRILFENMCFHLPPGGIVGVVGPNGAGKTTLFQMITGKEQPDTGSLRIGDTVRLAYVEQSRASLDSEKTVWEAVSDGEDIIRLGSVEVKSRAYVSKFNFSGADQQKKVGMLSGGERNRVHMARMLKQGANVILLDEPTNDLDVNTMRALETALENFAGCAVVISHDRWFLDRIATHILAFEGDSQVIWVEGNYADYEQDRKKRLGEEAERPHRIKYRRLSRQ, via the coding sequence ATGAGCCGGCAGCAGCCAGACAAAATTATCTGCTCAATGAACCGCGTGAGCAAGTATCACCATAAAAAACCCATTATCGAAGACATTTCCCTGTCGTATTTCTACGGAGCCAAAATCGGGGTGCTTGGATTAAACGGAGCGGGCAAAAGCACCCTGCTTCGCATCATGGCCGGAGCAGACACCCAGTACAACGGCGAAATGGCCATGAGCCCGGGATACACCGTGGGCTTTCTGGAACAGGAACCCGTTCTGGATGACGAAAAAACCGTGCGCCAGGTTGTGGAGGAAGCGGTTGCCGCCACCATGGAACTGATGGCCGAATACAACCGAATCAATGAACAATTTGCCGAGCCCATGAGCGATGAAGCAATGGACAAGCTGATCGGCCGCCAGGCAGATGTTCAGGAGAAACTCGATGCCGCCGATGCCTGGGACATTGACGCGCGTCTGGAGATGGCCATGGACGCCCTGCGCTGCCCTGAAGGCGACACACCGGTAAAAGTCCTTTCCGGAGGAGAACGCCGCAGGGTGGCCCTGTGCCGGATTCTGCTGGAAAAACCCGATATCCTGCTGCTCGACGAACCCACCAACCATCTGGATGCCGAAACCGTGGCCTGGCTGGAACGGCATCTGCAGCAATACGAAGGCACCATTATCGCAGTCACCCATGACCGGTATTTTCTCGACAACGTGGCCGGCTGGATCCTGGAGCTGGACCGGGGCCGGGGCATTCCCTGGAAGGGCAACTACACCTCATGGCTGGAGCAGAAGCAGGAACGGCTCCGCCAGGAGGAAAAGGCCGAATCCCAGCGTCAGAAAACGCTGGAGCGGGAACTGGATTGGATCCGCATGTCTCCAAAGGCCCGGCAGAGCAAGTCCAAGGCACGTATCAACGCCTACGAACAGCTGTTAAACGAGCAGTCTGCAGACCGGGCAAAAGAAATGCAGATCTACATCCCGCCGGGTCCGCGCCTGGGAAAGGTGGTGGTGGCGGCAGACAGCGTGTCCAAGGGCTACGGCGACCGGATTTTGTTTGAAAACATGTGCTTCCACCTGCCGCCAGGCGGCATTGTTGGCGTTGTGGGCCCAAACGGGGCGGGCAAGACCACCCTGTTTCAAATGATCACCGGCAAAGAGCAGCCGGATACCGGCTCCCTGCGCATCGGTGATACCGTGCGCCTGGCCTATGTGGAGCAAAGCCGCGCCAGCCTGGATTCGGAAAAAACCGTATGGGAGGCCGTATCCGACGGCGAGGACATCATCCGGCTCGGCAGCGTGGAGGTCAAGTCCAGGGCCTATGTATCCAAATTCAATTTTTCCGGCGCTGACCAGCAGAAAAAAGTCGGGATGCTTTCCGGCGGTGAGCGCAACCGGGTGCACATGGCCCGTATGCTCAAGCAGGGAGCAAACGTCATTTTGCTTGACGAGCCCACCAACGACCTTGATGTCAACACCATGCGCGCCCTGGAAACAGCACTGGAAAACTTTGCCGGATGCGCGGTGGTCATCAGTCATGACCGGTGGTTTCTCGACCGGATCGCCACCCATATTCTTGCCTTTGAGGGCGACAGTCAGGTGATCTGGGTGGAGGGCAATTACGCCGACTACGAACAGGACCGCAAAAAGCGTCTGGGCGAGGAGGCAGAAAGGCCCCACCGAATCAAGTACCGGCGCCTGAGCCGGCAGTAG
- a CDS encoding AtpZ/AtpI family protein gives MKKQKQSAFRDLAYYSGLGFSVALAIFIGLFIGLGIDRLFDTTPIFMFIFLFFGIIAGFNNIYKVIKRSSKN, from the coding sequence ATGAAGAAACAGAAACAAAGTGCTTTCAGGGACCTTGCTTACTATAGCGGCCTTGGATTTTCCGTTGCACTTGCAATATTTATCGGCTTATTTATCGGCCTGGGGATAGACAGGTTGTTTGACACCACGCCGATATTTATGTTTATTTTCCTTTTTTTCGGCATCATTGCCGGTTTCAACAATATTTACAAGGTGATCAAACGCAGCAGCAAAAACTGA
- a CDS encoding ATP synthase subunit I has protein sequence MVIQQRLLKFIMRTNWCLLAAASIVGFAATQLHFAMGIAAGGLIVTLNFHLLYRNLKRSLTPPHIASHNVVLAKYYIRFIMTCFIIFVLIAGGYVEPLGLLIGLSIVVASIMLGTIREFIKLIHREAV, from the coding sequence ATGGTTATACAACAGCGTCTGCTCAAATTCATCATGCGGACGAACTGGTGCCTGCTTGCAGCCGCCAGTATAGTCGGATTTGCCGCTACCCAGCTGCATTTTGCCATGGGTATCGCTGCCGGCGGCCTGATTGTGACACTCAATTTTCATCTGCTGTACAGAAACCTGAAACGCTCTCTTACCCCGCCGCATATTGCCTCCCACAATGTGGTTCTTGCCAAGTACTATATCCGGTTTATCATGACCTGCTTTATCATCTTTGTGCTGATTGCGGGCGGATATGTAGAACCATTGGGATTGCTTATCGGCCTGTCGATTGTCGTGGCGAGCATCATGCTCGGTACCATCCGGGAATTTATCAAACTCATACACAGGGAGGCGGTCTGA